A section of the Deinococcus taeanensis genome encodes:
- a CDS encoding thymidine phosphorylase, whose amino-acid sequence MTSTTIPDLIRKKRDGETHTRPELEQLVLGYTRGDVPDYQMSAWLMAVFLRGMTPQETADLTMVMAESGDLMNLGALPRTVDKHSTGGVGDKTSLILTPMLSALGLTVAKMSGRGLAHTGGTIDKLESIPGWTSELDEAQFLTQAREIGLSLVGQSRDLAPADGKLYALRDVTATVDCLPLIASSIMSKKLASGAHTVVLDVKVGAGAFMRTLDAGRGLARAMVDIGNRAGRQVRAVLTDMDTPLGHMAGNSLEVLEALATLRGQGPQDLTELCVALAVEALAAQGEEETQAETRARATLTDGSALAKFRAFIAAQGGDASYVDDVTKFDVAPGRADVTAPNAGFVARIDALSVGRAVLALGGGRERKGEAIDHGVGVELLRKPGEAVQAGEAVLRLYHRSGRGLEVAQRLLAEGLSVSAQAPAPEALILDRVN is encoded by the coding sequence ATGACCTCCACGACCATTCCCGACCTGATCCGCAAGAAACGCGACGGCGAGACGCACACCCGCCCTGAACTGGAGCAGCTGGTGCTGGGCTACACCCGCGGCGACGTGCCCGACTACCAGATGAGCGCGTGGCTGATGGCCGTGTTTCTGCGCGGCATGACCCCGCAGGAAACAGCGGACCTGACCATGGTCATGGCCGAGTCCGGCGACCTGATGAACCTGGGGGCGCTGCCGCGCACGGTGGACAAGCACTCCACCGGCGGGGTGGGCGACAAGACCAGCCTGATCCTCACGCCGATGCTCTCGGCGCTGGGCCTCACCGTGGCGAAGATGAGTGGCCGCGGCCTGGCCCACACGGGCGGCACCATCGACAAGCTCGAAAGCATTCCCGGCTGGACCAGTGAGCTGGACGAGGCGCAGTTCCTCACGCAGGCGCGCGAGATAGGCCTGAGCCTGGTCGGCCAGAGCCGGGACCTCGCCCCCGCCGACGGAAAGCTGTACGCCCTGCGGGACGTGACCGCCACCGTGGACTGCCTGCCGCTGATCGCCAGTTCCATCATGAGCAAGAAACTCGCGTCGGGCGCGCACACGGTGGTGCTGGATGTGAAGGTGGGCGCCGGGGCGTTCATGCGGACCCTGGACGCCGGCCGCGGCCTGGCGCGCGCGATGGTGGACATCGGCAACCGCGCCGGCCGGCAGGTCCGGGCGGTGCTGACGGATATGGACACCCCGCTGGGTCACATGGCCGGCAACAGCCTCGAGGTGCTGGAGGCGCTGGCCACCCTGCGCGGACAGGGACCGCAGGACCTCACGGAACTGTGCGTGGCGCTGGCCGTCGAGGCGCTCGCCGCGCAGGGCGAGGAGGAGACGCAGGCCGAAACGCGCGCCCGCGCCACGCTGACGGACGGGTCCGCCCTGGCGAAATTCCGGGCATTCATTGCCGCGCAGGGCGGGGACGCCTCATACGTGGATGACGTGACGAAGTTCGACGTTGCGCCTGGGCGCGCCGATGTGACCGCCCCGAACGCCGGATTCGTGGCGCGGATTGACGCGCTCAGCGTGGGCCGGGCCGTGCTGGCCCTGGGGGGCGGTCGCGAGCGCAAGGGCGAGGCCATCGACCACGGTGTGGGCGTGGAACTGCTGCGCAAGCCCGGCGAGGCGGTGCAGGCGGGCGAGGCGGTGCTGCGGCTGTACCACCGCAGCGGGCGCGGTCTGGAGGTCGCGCAGCGCCTGCTTGCCGAGGGTCTGAGCGTCAGCGCGCAGGCCCCTGCACCGGAAGCGCTGATCCTGGACCGCGTGAACTGA